The genomic segment CGCCGACGGGCAGCCGTGTGCCCCAGCACAACTTCCCCGACCTGCGTGCGGGGAACTACCGATCGTGCTGCGTGCTCCGCGCGTCGGCGGCCGGTCCGTGGGGACCGGCCGCGCGTCGGCGGGCCTAGTTCGGCGACGGGACGATGCGCAGCCACGGCCGGGGGGCGTCCCAGCCGTCGGGGTACTTCTCCTTGGCCGCGTCGTCGCTGACCGAGCCGGCGATGATCACGTCGTCGCCGGGCTGCCACTGGGCGGGGGTGGCCACGGCGTGCTTGGCGGTGAGCTGAAGCGAGTCCAGGACGCGCAGCACCTCGTCGAAGTTGCGCCCGGTCGTCATCGGGTAGATGAGCACGAGCTTGACCTTCTTGTCGGGTCCGATCACGAAGACGTTGCGCAGCGTCTGGTTCTGGGCCGGCGTGCGCGCCGTCGGGTCGCCCTCGACGTCGGCCGGCAGCATGCCGTACAGCTTGGCGACGTTGTGGTCGGTGTCGGAGATGAGCGGGTAGTTCGGCGCCGTGCCCTGGGTCTCGGCGATGTCCTGGGCCCACTTCTCGTGGTTGTCGAGCGGGTCGACCGACAGGCCGATGATCTTCGTCCCGCGCTTGTCGAACTCGGGCTTGATGCTGGCCATGTAGCCCAGCTCCGTCGTGCAGACCGGGGTGAAGTTGCGCGGGTGCGAGAACAGGACGGCCCAGCCGTCGCCGATCCAGTCGTGGAACGCGATGCGGCCCTCGGTGGTGTCGGCCTCGAAGTCCGGGGCGGTGTCGCCGATGGTGAGCGCCATGGTTGGTCTCCTTGGGAGCCGGTGGCCGGCGGGCGTCGCGGTCTGCCGGCCGGTGGATTCATATGATTCAGGATCAAGAATAGGGGGTCGCGCGTGCCGCAAGGCGGCTTGGCCCGTATGAGTTGGCCTCGGGCACCTCGCCGAGCCGCCCGGCGGCGACGTTGTGGATGAGCCGTAGACCGCGATCGAGCACGGTGCGAGGGGGTGGTCGCGGATGCGTGTCAGGTCGTCGACGACGCTGCGCTCCCGGTCGGCGATCGTCGGCCAGTCGATGGAGCGCGCCTCGCGGGAGCCCCGGCCGGTGCCGACGCCGGAGAAGCCGGGCGAGGATCGCGAAGCGACGGGCCGGCGGAAGCACGGGCGGCGCCTCGTCGCCGACCCGGTATTATCCATCGCAATTATAGGGAATGCATGCGGCGCGCCCTCAGCCCGTCTCGACGGGCAGCGCCGGGTCGGCCGTCCACTCTGTCAGCGAGCCGTCGTAGAGCCGCACGTCGTCGCGGCCGGTCAGGGCCAGCGCGAAGATGTCGATCGTCGCGGAGATGCCGCCACCGCAGTAGGCGACCACCGGGGTGCCGGGCGCCGCGCCCGCGGCGTCCAGCGCCTGCGCCAGCTCGCCGGGCGGCCGGAACCGGTTCGTCTCGCGGTCCACGAGCGCCATCCACGGCAGGTTGACGCTGCCGGGGATGCGGCCGGCCCGGCTGTAGGACGTCGGGCCCTCGCCGCGGAACACCGAGGGCGAGAGCGCGTTGAGCAGGCAGGCGGGCCGGTCGCCGCCGGCGACGATCGCCTCGACGTCGGCGCGCCGGGCCAGCAGCTCCGGGCGCGGC from the Baekduia soli genome contains:
- a CDS encoding peroxiredoxin codes for the protein MALTIGDTAPDFEADTTEGRIAFHDWIGDGWAVLFSHPRNFTPVCTTELGYMASIKPEFDKRGTKIIGLSVDPLDNHEKWAQDIAETQGTAPNYPLISDTDHNVAKLYGMLPADVEGDPTARTPAQNQTLRNVFVIGPDKKVKLVLIYPMTTGRNFDEVLRVLDSLQLTAKHAVATPAQWQPGDDVIIAGSVSDDAAKEKYPDGWDAPRPWLRIVPSPN